A segment of the Cutaneotrichosporon cavernicola HIS019 DNA, chromosome: 6 genome:
CGACccatgacctcgacgatGCGCAAGATGCAGGGGGCAAAGGGGCCGCGGAAGGGCCCACAGCAGCCCTCGAGCCCGCCagcggatgacgaggaaTCCGACGAGCACACGCCCGCATTCTCACTagccccgccgccgtcatTAGTCGCGGCCGCGAAGGCTGCGAaacaggaggaggagagccCTTACGCTGTGCGTTTCGTGCAGCGCGGGCGGTGGTTCGTCGCGTCGGCAGGCGGAcaggacgagggcgacgtcgcAGCCGAGCTCCGCGCCGCGTTGGACAGTGTGAAATGTGAGTTCTTCCCCGGCTCTGCTAACACCAGCCCGACTCGAGGCTAAGGGTCTCTCGCTGCCTGTCCACGCAGCGCACGTCAcgctcatcctcaactCCATGTCCGACTTTGCGGCCGCGAACGCCGCGTACATCCAATACTTTGgcacgtcgccgccctcgcgtGCCTGCATCAGCGTCCCATTGGGAGTGCAGCACatccgcgtcgaggtcgttggCTTCGACGGGCGGCCGCAGTTTGGCCGGCCCATCGGCAACCGTACAGCACTGCACGTCCAGGGCCAGAGCTACTGGGCGCCAGCCAACATCGGGCCGTACTCGCAGGCTGTGACTGTGAGAACCCCTTCCGGCATCACTAACGTCAGGTGGACGCACGCGTGCATGTCGCGGGCCAGATTGCTCTCCAACCGGCATCACTCACGCTGGCACCGTACCCGGCAGAGACGAGCCCGTACGGGCACCAGGCCGCGTTAGCGCTGCAGCACGTGCGCCATATCGTTGAAGTGCTGCGTTCCCCCACCTCGAGCGGCGGGGGGTGGTATGGATGGATCGAGAGCTGCGTTGCATGGTGGGCGCGGCCTAAGGGATGTGGGGCGGAAGGGCCGGACGTCTCGCGCGCAGCGTGGCGTGCATGGGCTGAAGAGGTTAGAAATTGTTGCACCTGGTGGCGCTAACGACAGAACGGCGCAGTCAAGGCGCCCGTGCTCTTTGCGCGTGCGGCTGAACTtccgcgcggcgcgctcgtcgagtACCAGGTCAACGTGCACACCGGCCGGCCGAGCTACAATTCGAAACCtgtggacgacgacgacagcgaggaggaggaggaggaggtcgagtaCAAGTCGGGTGTCATGTTCCCCGGGACGTACCGCGAGCAGGTGGTTGGGCGTGGTGGGTCACGTGGGGCACGCACGGTGGTCTTCTTTGAAAGTATGTTATATTTCCCACACATAGCTAATCCcagccgccctcgccctcagcATGCCGTATCTTATCAACCACCTGCTAAGCCTCGGAGACGAGAGCACTCccctcgcgctgcgcgtGTACCACCGCGGTGAGCTGCccgacggcgtcgccaAGGTTGCGGGCACGCTGCGTGCGGCGTGGACCGCCATCCCCGTGCTCGACGTGCAGGACCGCAATGGGGTGTCGTACCCACTCGCTTTTGATGTGTTTTCGGTCTAGTTCCACCCCTTCTCTGTTCTTGGGTGTATGCTCAGTAGATGGGATACGTTGAATGCTACTACTGTATTAATCGGACAGCAACTTGTCTACTTGTAGAACCAGTACAGGGCGGCATagtcgacctcctcgggcGGCCGGTTGTCACGGCACCGGCGCGGCACCCCACCAGCAGTATAAATGCGTAGGACCTCGGTACCGAAGTCGAAGTCACCAGCGACGGCATTGTAGCTAGTCCAATGGATATCGTAGTCGCGGTTAACGCGGGGTGGGGCAATACGCGCAGATACGTTGAGGGTGACGAAGAGGTCGGTGGCGGGATCCGTGACTGTGAGCTGGTTGCCGCTGGGGTGAGTGTGGATGGGAGGGTGGTAGACATACTTCTCCACAACCTCAAGGGCGAGTTGGGGAATTGCCCCGATCTGGGGATACGTGATAGTTTCCATGGCGAGGCGGGAGATATTTGGGGCCACGGCACCGTAGAACGGCGGGACCGAGAGGATGCATCCTACGTCGTATGCGCTAGGTCAGCTAAACAGAAAATGAGCATACTTGGCCCGAGCCCATGTCTGGGCGCCACATTGAATCGCCTTGCCCCGCGCCACTACGATGAAGTGGAGTGGACCGTCGGCGTCAGCCATGCCGGGAGGTAGAGAGGGAGTTATGGGGCCTGGAGGGCAGAGGTCGTTGACCCAGCGTGCagaggcgagggcgatggtGAGAATGAAGACGAAGAACATGGTGTGCTGGAGTGAGAGGAaagggtgaggaggaatACTTGTACTGCCGCAGGGAAATGCCGTGCTATCGAGTCATGATCAGAACGATCCGAGATGCGTGAGGCTGTACGATCTTCCATCTGGATCGACCGGACGCGTCCTCGAACAGAGCGGCCATTACGTTGTGCAGTTTGGTGTGGGTTGCTGCAGCGTTTACTTGCAGCAATGAGAACCGTGACAAGATCCCGATCCCGATCCCCATCTGGTGGCATGATCATGACCACGCGCGCACTCCATGTCCGACAAGACCAACAGCGCGTCATGAACCGATGCCTAAACTTGCCACTCTACACATACACCTACACGTACATGGACATACACCCACCCACACACCCAGATCATCTATGCCACGGCGTACTTGCCCGAACAAGGTGCGAGGTGGGTGCCGTAGAAACACTTGTCGATCATCTCGTCGGGGTACGACGGCATACGCCCGCCACGCTCATGGAGGATGCGGTTATACTTGCCCTGCCAGTCGTGGAGAAGGACCTCGCGTATGCGGGCGTGAACGGCTGCAGTCTTCATGTCTTCTGGGATGCTGGTGTGAGCCAATCAAGTTAATATATTTGGCGACCACTCACAACGGCTCAATCGGCGTGCGTAGCGCCCGCTGCAGCTTGTCCAGCAGATCGTCGGGGTCATGTACATTGTAGCTGTACACATATGGTtcgccgagcgcctgcAGCGGACCATGCTGGTACGACATGCCGTACATGCTCCATCCTGGTTGTGGGGTTGGCATCTTGGGATCTGTATACGGCAGAATGACTGGTACGCCTCGACATCTAGAATTAGACTCAACAGATGCAAACTCACAAAGCCTCGTACGGCGTCGGACTGATCACAGGCAGCCCGATTCCAAGAAGAGCGCGAGCTTTGCCCACTAGCCGCTGGTACATCTCTGGATCCTGTTTCCCCAACTGTGTAACAGCCTCGGGAAGGGGATATCTTTCAATTTCGTTATTATTTGTCGTCACACTTAGTTTTGTTGGGGCGATGGCGTCCCGAATACGCCCGAATGCCGCCACGGCTGTCTTGGCTGGCCCGACGTGGAAGTATACCGGCAGCTTGGCTAGTACGAGCACGGTATCGGCTTGGTCCTTGACCTCTTGGGTGACTGGAGGCAGGGCGAGACATGCCTGTTCGATGCTCATGGGAACGTGTGTGTGCCCGGGATACGCATAGGGCGTAAGAACCCACTTGTTGCCCAGGACGTGGAATGGCCATTCCTCATCGCCGCATTGTCCCCAATCGCGACACGGGTGCGGCGTGCCCTTCCACTTATTTGGGCGGGCGCCCCACTGGTGTTAATAGAGGTTGGGTTGGTAAGAGGACATACGAAGCCGAGACCGAACACTCGCCAGGCGGGGAGGACGCCAACCTTGTCGGCAGGCGCCTCGGGAAAACGGAGTGACTCGTTGGCGTGCGGGACGTAATCCTCTGGCCGGACACATCGGGGATCGAGAATACACCGGACGGCGACGTTAGCATCCGTCATGTACATGTGGACGCTGGAGGGGAGTGCACGGGCGAGGTCCCAAGTACCCATGAAGCCCTTCTCATCGCGCCCGTTAATGAAGATTGGCACAAAGCCGGCGGCACGGATCCCGTCAATCTGAGTTAGCTTGTTCGTGGAGAGACGTACGACTGGCCATGCCCATACGGCCTCACCGGGTCCCCAGAGGTCACGGCTTGCGCGGTTCCAGAAGAAGAagtcgatgaggacgagaggCCGATCAGGACACTTTGTGATGCCTAGGACGCAGCgttcggcggcgaggagcgactGCTTGTTGGGTGTGTCTAGGTGCTTTCCACTGTGGTCAGTGCGAAGGGGGTGAGTTGGGGAGCAGAAAGACTCACATGCCACTCTCATGGAAAGCCTGGAACTCGCGGAACTGGCGTGCGCGCAAGCAGTTCGGAGGAGAAGTGCCACCCGGCTGCCAACCCCTACATGAGTCTGTGAAAGGAGAGAGCAACAGTAGGGACGAGGGGTTTTCCTTGGATGCGCGCCAGACGACGAAGAACAGGACGTTGGCGACTATCAGAGCCACTGTGACTTTGATTGCTGAAGCGGGGCTCAACATCTGTATTGGATTGGATCTTGCAGCGTTATCTTGGATTCTGGATTCTGGAAATCCGTTCTCCGGGTTCAAGGCCCGCTTGCCACGTGTAATTGCTTCCGGAATCAAGTTATCATATTCAATCAATAATCATGATTACTTGAAGAACAGTAGCACAGCAGCACCGCATCAGTATGATATATACAAGCACTCTAGCTCGTTCTCTGCATCTCAGTCTCAGTTGCAATCGCTCCTGCTCAAGTTGCCGCTttgtcgtcgtcaagaAGGTTCAACGGCATCAAATCGTAACAGCCCTTTCATCCTTACTGTTAGTAAGCGATGACGAGTGCCTAGAAGTGGAGATAAGATAACGCTGcatgggagatggagcgccCAGAAAGCTGAGAGTTGTGAGCAGGTCGTATCCCCATCCGCGACGATGCTCTGTAACTCTGCAATGCGGCTCAGCTTCTAATATACTTGTCGGGGATCCAGCCACCAGCGAGACTGGTTCACGTTCCACGCCGCAGCAGACTCTCCATTGCAACTTGGACTCTTTGGACTGCTTGGATTGCAGGACCACCGGGGGTGTTTGACCGAGGTGCAAGGCATAAAACGCAAGGTATTGAGGCAGCAGTAAGGTTGAGGCAACATTCTCACAAACCGCCACGACCTGAGCGTGACACAACCCCGCATCTTGTCAGCACGTCCCACGGCAGGTCCCCGACTCGCAGGTACCAAGCGCCATTGTATGTCAACTCCCCTTCCGCCACAGTGCCACATCCGCAACATGATGCCGCATTCCGCCTTGCTTCTCCTCGGAACAGCACGGCACGACACATACGGCACACCGTATTGTACGCCACAAGAGTGGCCACGAACGTATCCGACTGACGGGACGCCAACTCGGCCACGTAAAGTCGGGCATACAATAGATGGACtggacgcgccgcctcgcgaTTCCGCCTCAAACAAACCCAGCGATGTCTTTTGTCTGTCCCATGCAACTCGGTTCCATTCCCGACATATTCCGTGTCACAGTGCCACAGTCGGAGATGTCCTTCAACTTTGTTCAAGCCGAACAACCTAatctcgtccatctccttccAGTAACGCGGCGTAGGGTGACGGAGCCAAGAGACCAGGTGGGCCAGCTGACCAACTCGGCCCCCGCGCCGGGGTTGGCGCCGTGGTTGGGTTACGATATCACGACATGGTCAGGCGGTGATTACAGATTGCTGCAATAAATAAGGCGCAGCTTGAGGTAGCGTTCCTGTACCGTTTCTGTAGCGTTTCTGTAGCGTTTCGGTACCGGGATCAACCTGGGCCAATGCCTAGCATTCTGAACACATCTTGACACCGTCCTCGCCTGCAATGGGCCGTTACGAGGCCCACTCGGACAGACACCCTCCTCCGTACGCCCGGCCCAAACCCAAACCCTCTCAATCAAAGGACGAGAATGAGCCCCACCCAGTCCAATCCCCACCGCAACCAGTCGAGCAGGGGATGCCGAAGGCCAAACATAGCGACCTGTACACCTTCGCTCCATTTGCTTCAGCCGAACGCGCCAACTCCATcccgcctcgaggccctACCTCATCGGCgcagccgccgctgccgaaCCTGGCCTCGAGCCCTGTTGGCGATCCGTTATCAACCTCCACGCCATTCAGCGCGCCAGTCGCGCACTTGAACACGACCAGGGGCGTGCCGACCGTGATCATTCCCATGATATCTCCGTCAACGTCGCTGCCCATGCTGTCTCAGCCAATGCCTCCGCCCGCGCTCTCGCCTCCAGTACACAGTAGCCCACACGAGCGCTCGTTCCAGGACACGCACTTTTGGTCTCTGCTCTCTCCACCAGTTGTTCTCCGTCCACCAGCGATCCCACCGCCTGCCCTTCGTCCACCAGCGATGCCACAGCCCACCCTCTCTGCCCTCCCCCCACCAGCGACGCCACAGCCTGCCTTCCATCCACCAACGTTCTCAACCCAGTCGAGTTTCTACCCGCCGCTAGCTCCACTGGCCGCATCTCAGCGTCCTCCCTCGACATCCTACGCGCACTCTGCATTCATGAAATCGCAGCCCGTGCAGAACGCTCTCTCCAGTCCCATCGCACTCTCTCCCCCGGGACCCTCTTCGTCTGCTctctctccgcctccgctcTCTCCGCCAGGGCTCTCACAGCCAGGGCTACCTCTTGGCcccacgccctccttgTGGACagcccctccctctctgcCTGGCCCAACGCTCGCGCTGTCCATGTTCTCTCGCGCGCTATCTCCAACGATCGCGCTCTCTCACCAACCCGGGATCTCCTCAAGGGGAACCGGAACCACGCTCCCGCCGCTACCCCCCGTCCCTTCTCCCGCGCCATGTCCGCAGCCTGCGCTCAGTGCCGGTGCTCTGGGCCAGCGTGGAAAAAAAAGTAGATGCGAGGACAACGATATCGATGCAAGATGTGTCGAACTGGTCCAGAGGGAACGCGGAGCGaccggcgagctcgacgactAATCTCGGGTCATGGGAGTATGGCAATGTCAGCCATTTCTGGTTGTAATGACTGTGAGCGACAGGAGCAGCCGGATCAGTAGGGGTGGATACTAACGCCAAAGCCGTGTTAGTGTACGCGTGTGAGCGAGTGTACAACATTGCGGCCTCGCAACAGGGCGCCAGCCGCCGAACTTGTTTGGTTCGACGTCAGTCGTTCCAACTCACCGCCCGCCAAGCGTTCACGTACTCAGTGAGCCCTATTCTCATGACCGGCGTACCTGCCCATTCCATTGTCCATCGGTCATTGTAGCCTCGTTCCCAGTCCACAGTCACCAGCTATGCATTTGATTTCTGCTTCAAGACCACACGATTACTCCTTGGGGAGCCCGGcgaccttcttctcctgggcctcgagctcggcctgggCCTTCTTAGCCTTCTCGCGGAGagccttgagctgctcctcctcgcggcggcgcatgTACTGGTTCTCCTgggcctcctcgcgctggcTGGGGGTTAGCGGGGGAGTTCGGGAGGGGGGGGTTGGAGTGTGAAGCAGtagggaagggagaggagggagtgAGGGACGGAAGGTGGCGCAAGAGAATGAGCAAGGCAGGAGAGAGAATGGGCATGGTGGCGAAAGTGCAATGACGCGAACGCTGGGTGGCGACTGAAGGCGTAGCAGCTGTATTCAAGTCGGCTAGTTtgtggcgccggcgccgagtCAAGCTGGCCTGGCCTGGCCTGACCTGGTGGTCTGCTTCACAACGCGCCCATCCATTCCTCGACCATGCCTCGCCCATGACGCTCTGTCCGATGATACAGCCGATCCAGGCTGCCCAAGGCGCAGCCGAATCTTGCACTAGTATGACTCACCGGAAACCAGCCGACGACGCAGTGgcaccctcgccgcgcaccgGGGCAGTGTAGAAGCGGACCATGGGCTGTTGTGTTGGTGGGGTATTGGGGGACGGGAGGAGGGTTCAAAGAGATCGAAGATGGATTAAGCGATGCGACGGTTGGGTGGAagcaaggtcaagaagaGAAGCGTCAGCATATGTACAAGCTGGGCCAAGTCTCCTGCGCGGGCCGCCCATGCTCGGATGGTGCTACTCACGGCAGCGCGAAGGGCCGAGGTGCGGTTGATGGCGATGCGAGCGATCATTGTTTGAGTGGCGagagtggagtggagtTGTAAAGAGGAGGTAGGATGTAAAGACAAAGACAAGGGTGTTGTGTGAGAAGtatgaggaggaggatgagggagaggaaggcCGGCTTGAacggtgacggtgacgaAAGATGCCGGCGCAACGCTACAAAGCCAAGTGTGGCACTTGAACTGAAGCCTCCACCGGAGCGAATCGGAACGCTCTGACGTCAGGCCAATAGCGGGGCCTAATTTCATTACCCATTACCCTTCCTATAACCCTACAACTCTACGCGGCAACACTCTGCATAGTGAAAGCCGAGGCCACAGGCCCATCGAGAACATCGAGCTCTAGCGGCGTAAACCACGCCGGAATGACAAAATACCTCAATGGCACCAGAAGCATGATGACGACTGGGAACCCGACCGCCGCAATGGTCTGGGTGATACCGAACGCGGCGCCGAATCCCGCCAACTCTATTAGGGTGAACAGGGCGATCTTGCTTTTCCGGATAGTATTTAAAGGATCAGAGGGCGACCGCGCCTGTGGATCCCTCAACAGATACAGTAGCTTTGCCGTCACGCCAGACGATAGCAGCGCGTCCGTGCCCATGTACCAGAACAGGCCGGCCATTACGCCCTTTGGGATGAGGCCCAGGACATGTTCAAAGGGCTTGGTCATTAGGACTAGACAGAGGCTGCCTTGGGCGAGGTTTGAGACGCGTTGTTCGACCACGGCGATGGGGACTTGACGTTGGTCGCGCGAGGGACGCGCGTGGGACTCACGACGTTGGTCGTGGCCCTGGCTCTCTCGGAAGCTGGTCGaggtgcggcggcgcgtgagtccagcctcagcctcagccaTTGCCGTGCTGGTTGAGCGCGGACGTTTCTCGCCAACCGGGTCGTCCAACTCGGCTGGAGACTCGTCCATCCCTtgctcctccccctcgttACCCATCACTACCAGAGACGCTGTATGTAGCGGCGCCTGGGGGATAAGTCCATTCGGCGCTGGTACCCCAAGCAGACCCGCAATAAACGTTgtgatgccgaggaggaaaAAGTCCCAGTGAAAGGCCGCGGGTTTACGCAGCGGAAACTCGGATCCCTGCGCGATGAGGGCGGACACATTTGCGTCAAAGTAGAAAAGGACAAAGAGAATCACGCCGAAAGGGAACGCCATGCCGACGTATTTACCGGGTAGGTGCCAGAACTCGACCAGCCACTCCCGTCCGCCGGCCGGGCGGAAAGAATGCAATACCACGGGAAGAGTCATCCCGTCCTCTTGGACGTAGGGGTTGAATCTACCCCAATACGCTAGGCCTGTCATAGCGACGATCGTAATGGGCATTCCGTAGTCTGCACAGAAGCGGCGGAAGGGTTTGGAGATGTATCCCGACCGGGCTAGGGCGTTGGCATAATGTGGCAGGACCAGAGTcaggatggcgaggagaacaCCGAGAAAGGCGGAGGGGGTTGACGACTGATGGAATTGCCGTGTGACGACCTGGATGCCATATTGCACATATACGACGGAAACGTACAGCCCGAACGTATCGCAGGAGAACCTCGAAACGTACTTGAGTCCACGGACCGCGTTAAGCGCTGCGGCGATCCAATGCAAGATGGCAGCCCAGAGATATACCCATCCCATGAAGTGGAGGTAATTCCAGTCACTTCGTCCTCGAAAGATATCGAAGATGGTCTTGTTGAACACTGTAATTGGTCCAGTTACGCCTGAGATGAGGAGTGGTTGGCCGCCAAATACGGCGGCGACGAACGCCGCCATAAAactggcgaggaggacttCTTGCACCCCATAGAGCCCGGTTTCCTCGATTAGGTCTAAGGAGAAGGCCAGGCCCGGGAGTACGTTGGCGAAAAAGATGAACCACGTGCTTGGGATTACGCGGTAGTTCCACGCGTCGGTCCAGTCAGAGCGATAATAGGGTGCGCGGTGGGAGATGTCTCGCCACATGCCACTGAATGGTATCCAGCGACTCCCTTTGTCATTCTGGTCTGGAATATGAGGGCCAGGCCTGCTTGTTGTCGGGTGGAGGAGCGTCAGTGGCGGGTCGGGTGGGTTAGAGGGCCGTTCGGCccgcggaggaggcgagtAGGGTGGGGACGATATGGGGGAGCGGTTGCGGTTGGGTGAGGGCGGGGATATGGAGGAGCGGTTGCGGTTGAGTGAGGGCGGGGATATGGAGGAGCGGTTGCGGTTGGGTGAGGGCGGGGATAtggtgggcgaggatgtggaggtggagcgTTTGCGGGCGGATGAGGTGGATGGTCGGCGCATGGTGAGGGAGTATTGCCGCTGCGCCGGCGACGATGGTGGTCGTTGGCTCTCCATCTTGTTAATGAGGAGAGATGAGAAGAGCGGAAATCAGATCAAGGCGATAACAAGATGTCAAGTCACCCGTCCCTGATGCGGGGTAACTGCGGGGCTAGAGGGGCGTCTCCTTGGTGCGGTCGTCGACTCTAACTCTGGCCGAGTTCGGGAAGGTTTCCCAGTTCTGCTGCGCAGGAATAGCTTGGCCTGATGCATGCTCGGAAGGGATGCTCAGCCGAGGATAGCATGTGGCGGCGTTGGGTGGCGCTGTCATTTCCTACGTGTGGGTACCCAGGCCGTTGTGAAGTATGCCTTACCCGCCCATCAGAGGCGCCCGATAAGATAGGTAGGCTACGAGCGACATCATGGACCACGAACAAGACCCTATCATCGCCTATCATCGAATTACACACAAGCAGAATACCAAGACACAAGTCTACCTCCGCTCCAACCACGGCCGCACaaccttgagcgcgagcacgcCAACCCCCACGGCACCCACAATACCACTCGTAACCGCCGCATTCGCCACGACCTTCTTCTGCCACGCCTCGCGGCGGGCCGCCTCGGCATACGGAATGTCTGGTCGGAACGTGACCATGTCGTACAGGGCCGTCCAACCCTTCACCTCTGGGGTGGGGAAGGCCACTCCTGGCGAAATGTCGCGGGGCGTTGAAGGGTATATGCGGGTCAAGACGTAGTCGACCGCCCGGCGGAGGTGGTACAGCGGGTTGAGGACGGAGGAACGCATCTCAGTGTAATTCGCCAGAGCGAGGTCGCAAATCGCCGCTAGGTCCGTGGCCCGTTCGGTCGAGTACGCGGTGAGAGCGGCTTCAAGATTCGCGTCGGTCGCTCcaggagggagaggcgttgtgggggagatggagaagcGGTCGAGGTAGGTTCCGAGGATGCggacgtcctcgaggccacAGTTGAGGCCCTGGCCGTAGAAGCTTGAGTCAGCCAGTCCACCTGATGTAGCTGTGCGGAAGAGAGAAGAAGCGACTCTCTTCAACCATAGCCCGGATGAGATCCACCCCACTCTGAGGCTACTCACGGAACCATTGAGTGGCACGCGTCACCCATCAACACCGCGTGGCTCGAGTACGTGCTTGGCGTCACGCTGATTGTGACGAGGTTGCCGCGCGGGTGCTCCATAAAGTCATCGACAAGCTTCTCGCCGACAATGTCCCACGCGTCACAGAAGTGCTTCTGGAAGAACGCACgggcctcgtcgcgcgtcgAGACTTCGTGTAGCTCATCGAAGGGGATgaagagggtgagggtgaaCGAACCGTCCTGGAGTTAGTCGTCGGTTAGTCGAGTAGAGAGCGACGTCAGCCAGTGCGGCTCTGCGACTGGAATGATACTGCGGTGTCTGGCACTCTGGGTGGAGACAGGATGGGAGGAACATTGTTGTAAGGGAGTAAAAGGGGTTAACAGATCGGGGACAATCTACACGCCGCCCCCACCTCGGCTGTGCCCTCATGACGCTCGACTCGATCCTCGATATGTTCCGAGGCTCGGCTGGCCGTACGCACAGGCAGGCACTCACCTTGTTCGGTAACGCAATGAGCATAAATTTGTGCCGCGGCCAGATGTGCAAGTGGTTCGGGGGCATTGAGAAGCCGCCGGGTTTGCTCGGGTCCGCAGCCATGTGCAGCTCGATGTACGCGTGCGGGATAAAGCTCTGCGAGAAGTCAATgctggggttagcgggATGTCAGGGCGGTAGTCGCGTGACCACTTGGTCTGCTTGAACAGTCCTctgggagaagaagaagagctACCAGGAGCCTGCCTACAGCTCCTAGGTTATCCAAGCTCCGGCTCCTCCATCCCAcccgtcgccctcctcatgTTCGGCGATTCGCGCCTCGCACTCGTACCTGCACTCACCGCTCAGCGCGCATCATCTCCTGCCGGACCTTGCTCCAGCTCCCATCCGCGCCGATAACGAGGTCAAACTCAGCGTCTACCTTCTCCGCCCTGGCCAACACCGGGATCTGGGGCGTCTCAGGCGGACTGTCTAACAGGGTCGGCTCTCCCCGTTTGGTCCGCACGCCGTGGGCCGTACGTTGCTCAaactcgacgcgcgcgagcttggTATTAAACCGGACCTCAACACCAGCTGGGAGGGCCTCGACCATCCTCTGGTTGAGCAGACCGCGGTGGATAGAGTTGGAGCAGTTCCCCCTTAGCGGGTCGTACAGCTGCGCCTCGCATCGGCCGTCAAGGTGATGAATCAGCCGACTGGGCATGGGGATCGACTCGCGCAGCAACGCGTCTGCAAATTCGGGGTCGACCGAGGAGACGGCAGCATAGCCTCGCGCCGAGATGTTGAGGTTGATACTCCGGAGATTGTTGACTGCAATctcgcggccgcgagggTCTGAGGTCAGTTCCTCTGAGGATCCGAGAAAG
Coding sequences within it:
- a CDS encoding uncharacterized protein (Cytoplasm protein), which codes for MESTGRSMALPGIKHKVIGLVSGGKDSCFNLMHAVANGHDIVALATLTPGEGIDELDSHMYQSVGTALPPLIAQAMGLPHYSGVIRGKPVEQGMEYGSRERGGEGSGQEGDETEDLTALLRTVMTAHPEATAVSSGAILSNYQRLRIEHVCQRLGLTSLSYLWQSEQLPLVTKMTTSGLDAILVKVAGIGLREQHVGMSLAQLIPYLTRLQMQYGAHPAGEGGEYETLTLDTPLFSHRIRIVESEVVVSDPEPNLVAYLRVRKAELDPKEGWVQPSVATLRGLLGLDEDEEAGAEGLDEQGLEVFDRVKDMQVDNRRDIDPEEIDSHENSMEIPALDVDVDTPVGTQTSSNGDSIKVDGDSDSDEMRRPTRGLRPMTSTMRKMQGAKGPRKGPQQPSSPPADDEESDEHTPAFSLAPPPSLVAAAKAAKQEEESPYAVRFVQRGRWFVASAGGQDEGDVAAELRAALDSVKSRLEAKGLSLPVHAAHVTLILNSMSDFAAANAAYIQYFGTSPPSRACISVPLGVQHIRVEVVGFDGRPQFGRPIGNRTALHVQGQSYWAPANIGPYSQAVTVDARVHVAGQIALQPASLTLAPYPAETSPYGHQAALALQHVRHIVEVLRSPTSSGGGWYGWIESCVAWWARPKGCGAEGPDVSRAAWRAWAEENGAVKAPVLFARAAELPRGALVEYQVNVHTGRPSYNSKPVDDDDSEEEEEEVEYKSGVMFPGTYREQVVGRGGSRGARTVVFFETALALSMPYLINHLLSLGDESTPLALRVYHRGELPDGVAKVAGTLRAAWTAIPVLDVQDRNGVSYPLAFDVFSV
- a CDS encoding uncharacterized protein (anion transporter) yields the protein MRRPSTSSARKRSTSTSSPTISPPSPNRNRSSISPPSLNRNRSSISPPSPNRNRSPISSPPYSPPPRAERPSNPPDPPLTLLHPTTSRPGPHIPDQNDKGSRWIPFSGMWRDISHRAPYYRSDWTDAWNYRVIPSTWFIFFANVLPGLAFSLDLIEETGLYGVQEVLLASFMAAFVAAVFGGQPLLISGVTGPITVFNKTIFDIFRGRSDWNYLHFMGWVYLWAAILHWIAAALNAVRGLKYVSRFSCDTFGLYVSVVYVQYGIQVVTRQFHQSSTPSAFLGVLLAILTLVLPHYANALARSGYISKPFRRFCADYGMPITIVAMTGLAYWGRFNPYVQEDGMTLPVVLHSFRPAGGREWLVEFWHLPGKYVGMAFPFGVILFVLFYFDANVSALIAQGSEFPLRKPAAFHWDFFLLGITTFIAGLLGVPAPNGLIPQAPLHTASLVVMGNEGEEQGMDESPAELDDPVGEKRPRSTSTAMAEAEAGLTRRRTSTSFRESQGHDQRRESHARPSRDQRQVPIAVVEQRVSNLAQGSLCLVLMTKPFEHVLGLIPKGVMAGLFWYMGTDALLSSGVTAKLLYLLRDPQARSPSDPLNTIRKSKIALFTLIELAGFGAAFGITQTIAAVGFPVVIMLLVPLRYFVIPAWFTPLELDVLDGPVASAFTMQSVAA
- the BNA4 gene encoding uncharacterized protein (Catalyzes the hydroxylation of L-kynurenine (L-Kyn) to form 3-hydroxy-L-kynurenine (L-3OHKyn). Required for synthesis of quinolinic acid), giving the protein MSTTPDGKERKRKALVIGAGPVGSLTALSLHKRGWSVEVWDTRDDPRGREIAVNNLRSINLNISARGYAAVSSVDPEFADALLRESIPMPSRLIHHLDGRCEAQLYDPLRGNCSNSIHRGLLNQRMVEALPAGVEVRFNTKLARVEFEQRTAHGVRTKRGEPTLLDSPPETPQIPVLARAEKVDAEFDLVIGADGSWSKVRQEMMRAERIDFSQSFIPHAYIELHMAADPSKPGGFSMPPNHLHIWPRHKFMLIALPNKDGSFTLTLFIPFDELHEVSTRDEARAFFQKHFCDAWDIVGEKLVDDFMEHPRGNLVTISVTPSTYSSHAVLMGDACHSMVPFYGQGLNCGLEDVRILGTYLDRFSISPTTPLPPGATDANLEAALTAYSTERATDLAAICDLALANYTEMRSSVLNPLYHLRRAVDYVLTRIYPSTPRDISPGVAFPTPEVKGWTALYDMVTFRPDIPYAEAARREAWQKKVVANAAVTSGIVGAVGVGVLALKVVRPWLERR